The window GAGGACGAAGATCCTCGGCTTTCTTGGTCTTGAAGTTGAGCGAGTTGGGATCGCTGATCGAAAGCGTAGTCGTGCGAACCGGTGTCTTGCGTGAGAAAGTGTCGCAGCGGGGCGTGATTCTTGTTTGGCTGGCAGGAAATACCAGGCTGGTCCTGGGATGAATTCATCACTGAGCAAAAAAAGCTGGAAAGAAAAATTATACTGACTGATCAGGCATTGAGTTTTCACGAAAAGGTAACCAACTCGTTGTCGAATCCGCATTTGCTGGCCGTATCGGGGTGTCAATTTATTGGCTCTTTCGTTCCTGCCCCAAGTGGGGGTGGTTGCAGCCAAGATTGTCGCTTGCGCGACGGTAGCTTTTGGTGACCGCGGTCGAAGGTGTGCCCCGTAAACGAGCGTAACAAAGGATTTCCTGCTCTGTCCCAACGTGCCGAGGGGGTCTCGAATCGACAACTAAATGCTTAGCGCAAATTGGAACGAAAGATGCGTTCGAGAAAATAGCTTGGACTGTCTTGCTTGGGGCGTCGTCAGAGACTAGGTTCTGGGAGAATCACCTGTAAGGATCTTCTGATACACCGCGTGGAAAAGTTGTCTGACAGGATTCAACGAGATTCGTGGCCGGTTGCTGTCTTCAGTGCTGACCTGCGAAGCGGTGCTTGGCCACTTTGTTTTTAAGCTAGTTCCTACACAATTCAAGTGAGTTAATCTAGCAATGAATTTATTTACATTCGGCCGTATCGGCATTCTCGGAATTGTAATCCTCGCGCCTAATTGGTCGTCTGCAGAAGAGCTGAACGGAGTTGTTCGACGGTATCAGCAATCTTTGATCGATCAAGATCGCACGGGAAGTAATGCGGTCATTCTTTTTCGCGATGGGCGTCGTATCTGTGATCAAACCGTGCAGTCCGGTAAGCAGGGGGATCGAGACATCAACTCACGGACTTTGTTTCCAATTTGGTCCATGAGCAAACCGATCACGATCGTTGCGACGATGCTCTTACATGAGCGCGGTAAATTTGACTGGAATGACGAAGTGTCAGCCTATATTCCTTGCCTGAAGGATCTCCGGTACAAGGAAAATGGGCAGCTCAAGAATTGCAAAGAACCGCTTCGTATTATTCACCTCATGACGCATCAGTCGGGATGGTCGTATCCAAGGCGCGAGAATGAAATCGACGTGGGATCTGTACCTGATGTTAGCTTTGATTCAATTTATCCAAACCAGACAAGGTTTGACAATCTGCAAGGATTTGTGGAAGCCTGTGCAAAACAGCCGTTAGCCTTCGAGCCCGGAACGCGCTTCTTGTATGGGGTTAACCAAGCGATTCTCGGACGTTTAATCGAAGTTATTTCTGGTCAGTCATTTGAGACGTTCCTGCAGCAAGAACTTTTTGAACCTCTTGGCATGATCGATACGGGATTCTCACTGAATGCCGATCAAAGAACTCGATTTCAGCCCTTGTTCATCAATACAGGTTCGTTGAAGGGTTTTACCTATCTTCTTGACGAGATGAGCTACAGTCCCGGCAGTCAGGCCTGTTTTGGTGGGGAGGGCCTTGTGTCGACGATGGAGGACTATGCCAGATTCTGTGAAATGCTTGTTGCAGGTGGGGAGTTTCGCGGAAAACGTATTCTATCTGAGGACAGCCTT is drawn from Pirellulaceae bacterium and contains these coding sequences:
- a CDS encoding serine hydrolase, with translation MNLFTFGRIGILGIVILAPNWSSAEELNGVVRRYQQSLIDQDRTGSNAVILFRDGRRICDQTVQSGKQGDRDINSRTLFPIWSMSKPITIVATMLLHERGKFDWNDEVSAYIPCLKDLRYKENGQLKNCKEPLRIIHLMTHQSGWSYPRRENEIDVGSVPDVSFDSIYPNQTRFDNLQGFVEACAKQPLAFEPGTRFLYGVNQAILGRLIEVISGQSFETFLQQELFEPLGMIDTGFSLNADQRTRFQPLFINTGSLKGFTYLLDEMSYSPGSQACFGGEGLVSTMEDYARFCEMLVAGGEFRGKRILSEDSLATMTKKWADGYPQEANADPDLDGHYFGFSLFILDDPEKKEKNVPRGIYGWAGYHNTHFWIDPENNLLGLFMSRARPFDWGIPFGLREVVYEQLTAEDE